GCACACCAGCAGGTGCAGATGGGCCTGGGTCACCCCGGCGATCAACTTGGCGCGCTTGAGCGCCAGGCTTTCCGAGTGTTCGGGTTCTATGACCACCAGAATGCTGCGAATGGCTTGCATGAGCGGAGTCTCCAGCAAAGAAAAGGCACGGCGTTGCACAACTATAGTTGCTGCTTGAACACCTGCGACTTGATGCATATCAACACCCGCCGCTGGTGGTCTGCGGGCAGGCCGGTATAATCGGCGACCTTCGCTCGAACACCTTTTACCGTGAGCCTCATGATCCTTCCCGAAATCCACGAATTCCTTGGCTGCCGCACACCCGACGCCTGGGTGCAGGCGGCACTGGCCGATCAGGAAACCCTGCTGATCGACCACAAGAACTGCGAGTTCAAGGCCGCCAGCACCGCGCTGAGCCTGATAGCCAAGTACCATTCCCACGTCGATCTGATCAACATGATGTCGCGTCTGGCCCGGGAAGAACTGGTGCACCACGAACAGGTCATGCGCATCATGAAGCGCCGCAAGATCGAGCTGCGCCAACTGCATGCCGGCCGATACGCGTCTGGTCTGCGCAAAGTGGTGCGCAGCCATGAGCCGGTGAAACTGGTGGATACGCTGGTGGTCGGCGCATTTATCGAAGCGCGCAGTTGCGAGCGGTTCGAAGCACTGGTGCCGCATTTGGATGAAGAACTCGGCAAGTTCTACTTTGGGCTGCTGAAAAGCGAGGCGCGGCATTTTCAGGGTTATCTGAAGCTGGCTTATCAATATGGCGATGCAAAAGACATCGCTCAGGTGATCGAGAAGGTGCGAGCGGCCGAGCAGGAACTGATCGAGTCGCCGGATGAGGAATTCCGCTTCCATAGCGGCGTACCTGCCTGAGATTGTTAAAAACTCTTAAGAGTATGAAACATCACCGAAAACCGGCCCCAGTGGCCGGTTTTTGCTGCCCGCTGTAAACGCCACAGCAATGTTTGCCGCCATAATGGCGCCCACTTCACACATGGCTTGGCAAATGGTCGTTATGGATAACCTGGGTTTTGGCAAAGTCCTGCTGGTGGAAGACGATGAGCGCCTTGCCGCACTGATCGCGCATTTCCTCGAACAGCACGGCTACGAGGTGTGTACGGTGCATCGCGGTGATCTGGCCGTGGCCGCGTTCCATGAGTTCAAACCGAAAGTGGTGGTGCTAGACCTGATGCTGCCGGGGCAGAGCGGTCTGCACGTGTGCCGGGAAATCCGCAGTGTGTCGGACACGCCGATCGTGATTCTGACCGCCAAGGAAGACGATCTCGACCACATTCTGGGCCTTGAGTCCGGTGCCGATGACTACGTAATCAAGCCGATCAAACCGCCGGTATTGCTGGCCCGATTGCGCGCGTTGCAGCGGCGGCAGGCGCCGGACAGTGGCGTGGTCAGTTCTCTGGAGTTCGGCCAGTTGAGCATCGATCGCACTTGTCGCGAGGTACGCCTGGCGGGCGAGATCATCGAAATGACCACCATGGAATTCGAGCTGCTGTGGTTGCTGGCCAGTGCGGCCGGCAATACGCTTTCACGCGATGACATCCTCAACCGCATGCGCGGCATTGCCTTCGATGGGCTGAACCGCAGCGTCGACGTGTACATCAGCAAATTGCGCAACAAGCTCAAGGACAACCCACGCGAACCGGTGTGCATCAAGACCGTGTGGGGCAAGGGCTATCTGTTCAATCCGTTTGCGTGGGAGCTGTAGATGCTGCGGTTATTTCTCGGTCTGTTTCTGGTAATGACGGTGGGGCTGGTGTTGGCTCTGCAGACGGTCGAGCGCACATTCGACGCGCTGCTCGATTATCAGATGGAGGATTACAACCGCGAGGCGATGCGTGGGCAGGCCTGGACGCTGAGCGAGTTATTGCGTGGCCTCGACGGCCCGGCACGGGAAAAGCAGCTTGAGGCCATTCGCCCGCACTACGGCTCGGGGCTGGCGCTGGTTGACGCCGAACAACTGGGCTTGAGCGACAAGGAAAAAACCGCGCTGGCTCAAGGGCTGCTGGTGATCCGTGACAAGTACACACACTACATCGGTTCAATTGATGGCGGCTCGCAATTGCTCAGTATCCGGCTCCCTGCCGAGCCTAGCCTGATGCCGTTTTACATTGCCGCGGCGTATCTGATGATCGCGGTGATGATCGGTTTCGTGCTGTTCTTCTGGGTGCGCCCGCACTGGCGAGATCTGGAAAAACTGCGGCTGGCCGCCGAGCGCTTCGGCGACAACGATTTGTCGGTGCGCATCAAGCTGTCAAAGCGCTCGAACATCCGCGATCTGGCCGAGCACTTCAATCTGATGGCTGCACGCATCGAAGGCCTGATCGCCAATCAGCGAGAACTCACTAACGCCGTGTCCCACGAACTGCGCACGCCGATTGCGCGGCTGTCGTTCGAGCTTGATCAGCTCAAACAGTCTCCGGACGCCAGCCAGAATCGCGAACTGATTGCCGATATGTACGCCGACCTTGGCGAGCTGGAAGAAATGGTCTCCGAACTGCTGACCTACGCCAGCCTTGAGCGCGGCGCCACGGTGATCAAGCGCGAGAACATTCAGGCGGCCAACTGGCTCGACAGCGTGGTCGGCAGTGTGGCGCTGGAGGCGGAAGCGGCGGGGGTGCAGTTGTTGATTGGCGATTGCCGGATCGAAACCGTACGTATCGAGCCACGGTTCATGGCACGGGCGGTGATCAACCTGCTGCGCAATGCGATTCGCTATGCCGAGCAGCGTGTGGAGGTGACGCTGGTGCGCACGGGTGAATACTACGAAGTGCGGGTCAACGATGACGGGCCGGGCGTGCCGGTGGATGGGCGGGAGAAGATCTTTGAACCGTTCTCGCGACTGGATGCCAGCCGGGATCGGCGTACCGGTGGTTTCGGCTTGGGGTTGGCGTTGGTGCGGCGGGTGTCGCAGTCCCATGGCGGGCAGGTCGAGGTCGGCGACTCGCCTTGGGGCGGGGCGTCGTTTCGCATGACCTGGGCGCATCTGGATTGATCGTCGTGGTCGGTTTCGGCGCTTTCGCGAGCATGCGCCCAGCCTTCGCCGAGCTGACGCCGCACCAGGTGCGCAGGTAATCGCCATCGCCAAACTGGCTGTTCAGCCCGCTGATCACCTTGCCATAACGACCTTCATACAGCGGCAGATTGAAAGCCTGTGAAGGCTACAGCCAGGAACACACCCACCTCTGTAGGAGCTGCCGAAGGCTGCGATCTTTTGATTTTAAAGACCCGGATCAAAAGATCGCAGCGTGCCGCAGCTCCTGCAGGGGGACCGCTTGATTAGCCGGTCAGGCCGAGGCGTTCATGCCACTGGGCGATGGACTCTTCGGGATAGACATCGAATGACTGATCCTTGGGTTTGGTCTCGACTTCGACCCAAGGGGCTTTCGACCCCAGCATCAGATGCGTGTGTTCCGGCGGCACTGGCAATGGCGTGTCAATGGCCGAGGCGAAAGGATGGATCAGCTCTGGCCACTCCGGGCTGAACAGCCACAAACCGCTGCCGCACAGTGAACAGAAATGCCGTTCTGCGGTGCTGCGATGGGCACGTTTTTCGCCGTCGTCCTTCATCCGTGCGTGATAGATGCTGATGTGTTTGCGCCCGCGAACCTTGAGGCTGGTCGCGTCGCCGCCGAGGTTGATCGCATAGCCGCCACCGCCCTGGGTCTTGCGGCAGATCGAGCAATAGCAGCGTTGATAAGGGTAGGGGTGGGCGCTGGTGAGGCTGAACGAAACCTCGCCGCAATGGCAGGAGCCTTCGAGGTGCATGGGTGCTCTCCGTTAGCAAAGATGTCCGCTTCAGCCTAGAACATTTAGCTCGACACCCGCCGGTGTGATTCGACCCGCGTCGGCAGCGTCTAGCCCCAGTGTCCCCGCAATCCCATGGGGCGAGACTTCGGAACCCGGCATGCAAGCGCTGTTGAACGAGATCCTGGACGCT
The sequence above is drawn from the Pseudomonas sp. FP2196 genome and encodes:
- a CDS encoding GFA family protein; translation: MHLEGSCHCGEVSFSLTSAHPYPYQRCYCSICRKTQGGGGYAINLGGDATSLKVRGRKHISIYHARMKDDGEKRAHRSTAERHFCSLCGSGLWLFSPEWPELIHPFASAIDTPLPVPPEHTHLMLGSKAPWVEVETKPKDQSFDVYPEESIAQWHERLGLTG
- a CDS encoding tRNA-(ms[2]io[6]A)-hydroxylase, with amino-acid sequence MILPEIHEFLGCRTPDAWVQAALADQETLLIDHKNCEFKAASTALSLIAKYHSHVDLINMMSRLAREELVHHEQVMRIMKRRKIELRQLHAGRYASGLRKVVRSHEPVKLVDTLVVGAFIEARSCERFEALVPHLDEELGKFYFGLLKSEARHFQGYLKLAYQYGDAKDIAQVIEKVRAAEQELIESPDEEFRFHSGVPA
- a CDS encoding response regulator, with the translated sequence MDNLGFGKVLLVEDDERLAALIAHFLEQHGYEVCTVHRGDLAVAAFHEFKPKVVVLDLMLPGQSGLHVCREIRSVSDTPIVILTAKEDDLDHILGLESGADDYVIKPIKPPVLLARLRALQRRQAPDSGVVSSLEFGQLSIDRTCREVRLAGEIIEMTTMEFELLWLLASAAGNTLSRDDILNRMRGIAFDGLNRSVDVYISKLRNKLKDNPREPVCIKTVWGKGYLFNPFAWEL
- a CDS encoding ATP-binding protein, with product MLRLFLGLFLVMTVGLVLALQTVERTFDALLDYQMEDYNREAMRGQAWTLSELLRGLDGPAREKQLEAIRPHYGSGLALVDAEQLGLSDKEKTALAQGLLVIRDKYTHYIGSIDGGSQLLSIRLPAEPSLMPFYIAAAYLMIAVMIGFVLFFWVRPHWRDLEKLRLAAERFGDNDLSVRIKLSKRSNIRDLAEHFNLMAARIEGLIANQRELTNAVSHELRTPIARLSFELDQLKQSPDASQNRELIADMYADLGELEEMVSELLTYASLERGATVIKRENIQAANWLDSVVGSVALEAEAAGVQLLIGDCRIETVRIEPRFMARAVINLLRNAIRYAEQRVEVTLVRTGEYYEVRVNDDGPGVPVDGREKIFEPFSRLDASRDRRTGGFGLGLALVRRVSQSHGGQVEVGDSPWGGASFRMTWAHLD